In Vigna angularis cultivar LongXiaoDou No.4 chromosome 8, ASM1680809v1, whole genome shotgun sequence, the DNA window AGAAGTGACATATATATACTTCCTTGGAGCTTCCAAGGAGCGTAATATAAGGTGACACTTGTATTGATAAGTTGCATGCCAAAGTTACAAAAATTACGAATAAGTTTCTTGAGGCTAAGATCACTAATGTTTGTACTCTTACATGAGagaatagtttttttttgtatttatttgagtttatgatttttattaaaattatatatatatatatatatatatatatatatatatatatatatatatatatatatatatatatatatatatatatatatatatatatatatataacatgtttttgattttcacctaataatcatattttatatggGAGTACATGATCATACATGTGTTAAAGAAGTCTATAAAGACATCAGAAACGGCTATATAAAGACCCTTGCCTACAAAGAACTCCCGTTATATAAAGAAAGTCTCACTCAACCTAAAAACCCACtaagaattaatttttaatttatttcctCCTATCATATTCATTATATTCTGAGTGACTAGCAAGTACTTAATCCAAATAACTTCTTTCTTAGAGTTTCATAGTGTTTTTCTCTGTGCCAAAGTTCAATAAATCAGTAATTcctattttatatgaaaatgtaCATTTTagaatgaatataattattagaaattacatattttattatttttcatcctTGTTATGTGTCTTGTAACATAACTTTACGTCATttgcatattttattatttttcaaacttgttATGTGTCTTGTACTACAGCTTTACATCATTATATCTCTTTCATATCATCAGTATAAACAATGAGTATATATGATTCTcctgtttgtttattttgtgcTTTTACAACTGCTAGTTACTTCTCCTTGAAACGATTCTTTTTAATGTTGTGATGAAACTGTAGGTGGTGTGCTCGGTTTAGAGAAGTTttcttgttttgaaatgatttttcaATAGTTTAGACCTCTGAAAAATGGCTAGCTAGATTTTGAGTTTCATTTAgtttatcaataaaattcagTCTCTAAATCTCTTCATCGCCATTAATGTCTCTTATATGAATTGTGTTGTGGCACAAAATTTGCAGTTATGGCGTATTACCTTCAAAATTCTAACCTAGGTTAACCATCATGGATGATTGGAAGTGTGAAAAATACGACTAATGATATCATATTTTGAATGACTTGCAAAATCACTGTTGGAACAATCATGTTAAGTTTAGTCTGCGTAATGTATttgtaaatgtattttatttcaaGCCTTAAACTATTGATATCTAAAATGTGAAGGTTTTGATGATGCGACACATGAATAATATTAGCTAATCCTATATTTCATTTCTGCGTCTGCATACTTCATATGCTGTCAAAATCTAGAAACATAGCGTTGCTATTTGCTTCCTATCTCATATAGGTTTCCATACCTTTTCTTTCCATgaaaaaattcatcaaaatacTGCTACCATACGGCAATACAAATGCAGAATTGTCTCACAAAACATAATTGCACTGTATAATCTCGTATTGGCTATTTCTGCAATTGTTGTTCCAGTTGTTGTAATGagagctttttttttttcacccaACAATGTAATTAGAACCCTCTACTATAATGACGAAGACACAATTATTACAATTGTGACAATGCTAAACTCATCaaaagtataacctcaactatAACGGTGAAAAGCAACTCTGAAAAAAGAATGGTGAATATTACAGGTAAGTTGATTATAATGCCAATTTGTCCATCAAGAAAACGAGTAGAAAAGTTAGTTATTTAGAATCAGAGAATATTATGAGGGCTATGATTTTGGAACAAAGAATGCACAAATTTACTATACTTAAGATTCAGAATAGAACTAAAAGAACAATTGTCTCAGAGCCATGCAGTTGAAAAAACTGGTGAAAAGCTACCCGATATTCTTCCTACACAAACTGTGCTTTAACCATCACTGACCATGTGTCTAGAGAAAAAAAGACACTTCGTTAAGAGAAACGAAACTCATTTCAGTAATCTCCATGTTTCAGAAGAATTAGATTACAAGCAGAGAATTTCTTTGGTGCAGGGCAAAAAGGTTCATCATTATCGCTGCTTTGATAGGTGTCTTCCAGATTAAAAACAACGACCTATGAAATTATTCATAGCATTTATGAGTGAGTTTGtttatgtttattcttttaaaaaaatattcctttaaataaaataaatagatttatATTCTTTCATGTTTGTCTAATCTATttcttaaatagttttttttaaaaaaaaaaaaacaaatcttaTCTGATTATTAAATAAGTggtttttattaattacttatttCGAAAACACCTATTTGCACTGCTCCAATGCCTCTGTTCCCTCTACCGAGGCTACCTAGAAATAAACTTATTTGAAATGCAGAAAAAAGTATTTCATATGTTCATCAAGAAAGAATTGAAACATTTATTCAAATCCAGAAGTCAGAAAAAATACATAACCTCTCACGAAGACAGAGACCAGTTAGACTAGTAGAACAACGAACTATTCATCAGTACTCTGGATACCGGTGAACTTCGGTACTTTTAGAGAATGAAGGCTTAGAGTATCcatttttattagataatagGATAAGATTCTTCCCCCGTGTTCTGTAGCCTCTTCGTAGTGATTTTCCCTCACGAAAACCAGGGTATTATTTCTCAACTTACATATCCGACCATGTTTAACATATTATTAGATAGCAAATTAACGGCATTGATAATTTTCTAAAACGTACAAACTTCAGAAACTCTAGTCATAAATTGTCCTTCATTCTTGAGAAAACTCCacaatgtaataaatattttattcttgcaaaataacattaaagTAAGTTgatcaaacaagaaaaaattcGTTATCATTACATTAGGAAGTTGATCAAGCAAGAAGAAATTGAGCTCCAATTCTGCAAGTCAGAAGAACAAGTTGCAGATATGATGACTAAATCAttgaagattaatttttttgagaAGTTTAAAACAATGTTTGGAATCAAGAGGCCGACATGAAGATAAAATATTCAAGTTTGGGGAGACGTGTTGAAAATAGCAAACTTAAATATtgaaaactataataaaaagttTTTCTACGTCCTTACGTTTTTTTAATGTTCATAGTTATAATTGATTGTAAACCATTATTCTTTAgcatttataaacttatttaaggaGATTTTGTATTCAGAAaacaaaatagaataataaGTAGAAACTTATTTTCTATTCTAGATATACAATTTCTTCCCTTCTCCTACTTTAAGtattttaagtgaatttagGAATTAGAAAATTCCTGATCCTAAAAATGGTAGGCCGAAGCCTGAAACTAAAGTCATTTGAGATATACTTGAAATGTGAAACTTTGTTTACTTTGTTAGAACTCTACAAAAATGTATGAAAGAGCACAAAAGGaagaataaaatttcatttgaaattaatattttcttattagaaatccttttaaaaagaaaggaatAGGAATAGACttcataacattttaattagCTTGTATTCATTTTAACACAGTTTTATACTCTCATTCTAGAACCGAGAAATTAACAGCCCTTCCCTCTCTGATGAACAATCCCACCCCccaaaaaaaattcacataccctaaaagaacaaaaaatgcTGGCACATAATTCAGTGTCCAACACATTAACATAATTATGATATATGAACAAAAATGGTCAATGGAGTTTAAAACAAGGACTGTACGCCACATGAAAGAGTATTATCTCAGGGTAGGACAAGTCAATTCAATAAATGTATGGTAAAATGTTCAACCCACAAGACTATGTCCGATagtcaatataaaaatataagtgtGAAAGGAGCAAAACAACCAAAGAGTGTGACTAATAATACAATAGAgaagcaaaaaaacaacaaaaacaccaACAAACATTCCTTATGTGACCAACTCATATAGTCATGTAACATGCACGCTGAAATTCATGTGCCTTATGTTAAACAAATCTTAGAATCACAGTACCCTAGAATCATCATGCCTGAGCCCATCCTAAACTTCCGTCAAATATGCCATAGATCGGTAAAAGCAGTTAATTTCTTTTGGTGAGACCAGAGGATTATAGACTAAACTCAAAACCCACAGGTGAAAAACCAAAAGAGCTCAAAACTCCTAAGAGAAGCCTAAGAGTTAAAACTGTATCCAGCCTAAGAATCAGCAACCTGGTTTGTTTCTTCAAGAACATGGCACTACTGAAGCATACCATCAGcaacatgtattttttaatttgagaaCAGCATCATGCAGAGGAGGAAAACtattataacaattattattttaacaactttatgTGTAACCATTAACAAATCTCAAGCAAAAGGGAAATTACGAGAACATTCAAGAACTTACATTTGTATAAGCCACTTCAGTAGCCCAGTTTCCATAACAAAAACTTTCTACTAAAACATTCTACAAGAAGTAACTCAATGAAAACCCAAAACACAAATCCGaacataaattaagcaataaagaacaaaaatagtgaaaataCTAACTCAGGCAGTGGAAACAGAAACTTGAGTTTCCCTTTCCCTCAACTCCTTCCTCCTAAGATACTCTCGCAAAATCCCAAGCCTCGCCGTCTCAAAAGCGAAGTAACCCAACGCGGAAAAGCACGCGCTGTGAAGCACCCTAGGTCCCATGCCACGTGTCAGCCCCACCCACCCTTCCTCCTTCAAAATTTGCTTCACCGTCGACGAAACGCCGTCGTACATAACCGCCGCAACCTTATTCACCCCCTCGCCGCGAACCTGCGTCATCAACCGTGTCTTCACCACGTCCAACGGTGTTGTAACGGACGCTGAAATCGCCCCCGCGAGTGCCCCACACAGAACGCTCTGAACCGGTTCCAAATTGTTCTTCTCCGTTTTCTGAAGCACCGCAGCTTTCAGATACTCAAAAGAAGAATAACTCAGAACCCCTGCCGGTAGGTTTCGGAGCAATGTCGCAGAGTATCCAGCATAGAGGCCCATAACGCCGTCGTTTTGGAGAATTTCCACAAGGACTTGCCAGGAGCGTCCCTTCGCGCCAGCTTGCATTCGCTGCGTGATGAGCTCCTTGGGTACCATGATCGCCGATGAGGCGATGTTCCCCATTGCACCTGCGGTGGGAGGGATCAGTACGGCAGGGAAGTTTTCGAGTTTGCCAAGGAACGATTTGCCGAACTCGCAGGTGCCGAAGTAGACGGCGGATGAGGCGGTTGAGCCGACTATGACGGCTGAGATGCCGCTGTAGAAGCCGAGGAGGCCACTGGACTGGAACGTTTTCACGACTGCGTCGAGGGTGTTTTTGTAAATTTGCGCAGCACCTTTGGTCTGCATCTTGGTTTTGATGGTGTCGAGGGGGAGGAGGCAGACGTAGGTAAAGGCGCCAGCGAGGCCTCCTGCGGCGGCGCCGATTAAGGCGCGATCAAGGAGGGGGAGGGATTTGAGGGGCTGGGGTTTTGGGTTGGGCCG includes these proteins:
- the LOC108344784 gene encoding protein MITOFERRINLIKE 1, chloroplastic; amino-acid sequence: MEARVSSSLGLPSPKPHEISISTSLSDFPSLLTHFPPFASTTSVKWPRPNPKPQPLKSLPLLDRALIGAAAGGLAGAFTYVCLLPLDTIKTKMQTKGAAQIYKNTLDAVVKTFQSSGLLGFYSGISAVIVGSTASSAVYFGTCEFGKSFLGKLENFPAVLIPPTAGAMGNIASSAIMVPKELITQRMQAGAKGRSWQVLVEILQNDGVMGLYAGYSATLLRNLPAGVLSYSSFEYLKAAVLQKTEKNNLEPVQSVLCGALAGAISASVTTPLDVVKTRLMTQVRGEGVNKVAAVMYDGVSSTVKQILKEEGWVGLTRGMGPRVLHSACFSALGYFAFETARLGILREYLRRKELRERETQVSVSTA